In Streptomyces thermolilacinus SPC6, a single genomic region encodes these proteins:
- a CDS encoding S-(hydroxymethyl)mycothiol dehydrogenase produces the protein MAQQVRGVVAPGKNEPVRVETIIVPDPGPGEAVVKVQACGVCHTDLHYKQGGINDDFPFLLGHEAAGVVESVGPDVTDVAPGDFVILNWRAVCGKCRACRRGRPWYCFDTHNATQKMTLEDGTELSAALGIGAFAEKTLVAAGQCTKVDPSVAPAVAGLLGCGVMAGIGAAINTGKVGRGDTVAVIGCGGVGDAAVVGSRLAGAARIIAVDIDDRKLETARSMGATHTVNSRTSDPVEAIRELTGGFGADVVIEAVGHPETYRQAFYARDLAGTVVLVGVPTPEMKLELPLLDVFGRGGALKSSWYGDCLPSRDFPMLIDLHQQGRIDLGAFVTETIGLDDAEKAFARMHEGDVLRSVVIL, from the coding sequence ATGGCACAGCAGGTCCGAGGGGTCGTGGCCCCGGGGAAGAACGAGCCCGTGCGGGTCGAGACGATCATCGTCCCGGACCCCGGCCCCGGCGAAGCGGTGGTGAAGGTGCAGGCCTGCGGCGTCTGCCACACCGACCTCCACTACAAGCAGGGCGGTATCAACGACGACTTCCCCTTCCTCCTCGGCCATGAGGCGGCGGGAGTGGTGGAGTCCGTAGGACCGGACGTCACCGATGTCGCCCCGGGCGACTTCGTGATCTTGAATTGGCGGGCCGTCTGCGGCAAGTGCCGGGCATGCCGTCGCGGCCGGCCCTGGTACTGCTTCGACACCCACAACGCCACGCAGAAGATGACGCTGGAGGACGGCACCGAACTGTCGGCGGCGCTCGGTATCGGGGCCTTCGCCGAGAAGACGCTGGTCGCGGCCGGCCAGTGCACCAAGGTGGACCCGTCCGTCGCGCCCGCCGTCGCCGGGCTGCTCGGCTGCGGCGTGATGGCCGGCATCGGCGCTGCGATCAACACCGGCAAGGTCGGCCGGGGCGACACGGTCGCCGTCATCGGCTGCGGCGGCGTCGGCGACGCGGCGGTCGTGGGGTCGCGCCTCGCGGGCGCCGCCCGCATCATCGCGGTGGACATCGACGACCGGAAGCTGGAGACCGCCCGCTCGATGGGCGCCACCCACACCGTCAACAGCCGCACCTCCGACCCCGTCGAGGCGATCCGCGAGCTGACGGGCGGGTTCGGCGCCGACGTCGTGATCGAAGCGGTCGGGCACCCGGAGACGTACCGGCAGGCGTTCTACGCCCGCGACCTGGCGGGCACGGTCGTTTTGGTCGGCGTGCCGACCCCCGAGATGAAGCTGGAGCTCCCGCTCCTCGACGTCTTCGGGCGCGGCGGCGCTCTCAAGTCGTCCTGGTACGGCGACTGCCTGCCGTCGCGTGACTTCCCAATGCTCATCGACCTGCACCAGCAGGGCCGCATCGACCTGGGCGCGTTCGTCACCGAGACGATCGGACTCGACGACGCCGAGAAGGCCTTCGCCCGGATGCACGAGGGTGACGTCCTGCGCTCGGTGGTGATCCTCTGA
- a CDS encoding SRPBCC family protein encodes MSQVEESVTVDVPVRTAYDQWTQFETFPQFMEGVERIEQRTDTLTHWTTNVNGVSRSFDARITEQIPDERVAWTTVDGEARQAGVVTFHRIDDSTTKVMLQMDFEPDGVAETVGDKLGFVKRQVRGDLERFKSFIESRGTETGAWRGEVV; translated from the coding sequence ATGTCGCAGGTCGAGGAATCCGTCACGGTGGACGTTCCGGTCCGCACCGCGTACGACCAGTGGACCCAGTTCGAGACGTTCCCCCAGTTCATGGAGGGCGTGGAACGGATCGAACAGCGCACCGACACGCTCACCCACTGGACGACCAACGTGAACGGGGTGAGCAGGTCCTTCGACGCCAGGATCACCGAGCAGATCCCCGACGAGCGCGTTGCCTGGACGACCGTGGACGGCGAGGCCAGGCAGGCCGGGGTCGTCACTTTCCACCGCATCGACGACTCCACCACCAAGGTCATGCTCCAGATGGACTTCGAGCCCGATGGCGTGGCGGAGACCGTCGGCGACAAGCTGGGCTTCGTCAAGCGGCAGGTCCGCGGCGACCTGGAGCGGTTCAAGTCCTTCATCGAGAGCCGGGGTACGGAAACCGGCGCCTGGCGCGGCGAGGTCGTCTGA
- a CDS encoding S8 family peptidase, giving the protein MRRSHIGALVLAVPMALSPTLASAATAAEPAPAPLLKVAEAPAAQEIKGRYIVTLKAGADAAGLAKTESVKTRHLYRNVLNGFAADLSPAQLEELRRDSRVLSIEEDQKVTATATQTNAPWGLDRIDQRSGRDGLYTYNRNGTGVTAYIIDTGIATGHADFGGRARNVFDAFGGNGQDCNGHGTHVAGTVGGATYGVAKGVQLRGVRVLDCQGSGSFSGIIAGFDWVRQNAVKPAVANASLGGGYSAALNNAATALANSGVHLAVAAGNENQNACNVSPASASGTITVAASDSSDRKAGFSNFGSCTDLYAPGVNISSARVGGGSTTMSGTSMASPHVAGVAALYKSAYGDASSATVNNWLIGNSTANVIGGNISGTPNRLLFKSTL; this is encoded by the coding sequence ATGCGCAGAAGTCACATCGGTGCCCTCGTCCTGGCCGTCCCCATGGCCCTCTCCCCCACTCTCGCCTCCGCCGCCACCGCGGCCGAGCCGGCGCCCGCCCCGCTGTTGAAGGTGGCGGAGGCGCCCGCCGCGCAGGAGATCAAGGGCCGCTACATCGTGACCCTCAAGGCCGGTGCCGACGCCGCCGGTCTCGCCAAGACCGAGTCGGTCAAGACTCGGCACCTGTACCGCAACGTCCTCAACGGCTTCGCCGCGGACCTCAGCCCCGCCCAGCTCGAGGAGCTGCGGCGCGACTCCCGCGTCCTGTCCATCGAGGAGGACCAGAAGGTCACCGCCACGGCCACGCAGACCAACGCCCCGTGGGGCCTGGACCGCATAGACCAGCGCAGCGGCCGCGACGGCCTGTACACGTACAACCGCAACGGCACGGGTGTGACGGCGTACATCATCGACACGGGCATCGCGACGGGCCACGCCGACTTCGGCGGCCGCGCCCGCAACGTGTTCGACGCGTTCGGCGGCAACGGCCAGGACTGCAACGGTCACGGCACGCATGTCGCGGGCACCGTCGGCGGCGCCACCTACGGTGTGGCCAAGGGTGTCCAGCTGCGCGGTGTGCGCGTGCTCGACTGCCAGGGCTCCGGTTCGTTCTCCGGCATCATCGCGGGCTTCGACTGGGTCCGTCAGAACGCCGTCAAGCCCGCCGTGGCCAACGCGTCGCTGGGCGGCGGCTACTCCGCGGCCCTGAACAACGCCGCGACCGCCCTGGCCAACTCCGGCGTCCACCTGGCCGTCGCCGCTGGCAACGAGAACCAGAACGCGTGCAACGTGTCCCCCGCCAGCGCGTCCGGCACCATCACCGTCGCCGCGTCGGACTCCTCGGACCGCAAGGCCGGCTTCAGCAACTTCGGCAGCTGCACCGACCTGTACGCGCCGGGCGTCAACATCAGCTCCGCCCGCGTCGGCGGCGGCTCCACCACGATGAGCGGCACCTCGATGGCGTCGCCGCACGTCGCCGGTGTGGCAGCCCTCTACAAGTCGGCCTACGGCGACGCGTCCAGCGCGACCGTCAACAACTGGCTGATCGGCAACAGCACCGCGAACGTCATCGGCGGCAACATCAGCGGCACCCCGAACCGCCTGCTGTTCAAGTCGACTCTCTGA
- a CDS encoding cold-shock protein: MASGTVKWFNSEKGFGFIAQDGGGPDVFAHYSNINASGYRELQEGQAVTFDITQGQKGPQAENITPA; encoded by the coding sequence ATGGCCAGCGGAACCGTGAAGTGGTTCAACTCCGAAAAGGGCTTCGGCTTCATCGCGCAGGACGGCGGCGGTCCGGATGTCTTCGCGCACTACTCCAACATCAACGCCTCGGGTTACCGCGAGCTCCAGGAGGGCCAGGCGGTGACCTTCGACATCACGCAGGGCCAGAAGGGCCCGCAGGCGGAGAACATCACCCCCGCCTGA
- a CDS encoding helix-turn-helix transcriptional regulator, with the protein MSSKIPHRPPAGAPGAPPRAPEADRGEPDEQSRDLAMGRAAYEALVQRMARPQETGAADAREPLAEDTESLPEDVRRWLADRGLLDGEHQRVRSPQRALHELVAEHRSRIDRCREELHRGLEAVDDVLRLLPDMAPTRWDIVEAEFFDDRTRLRQRLDDLDVLCQEQVLCMRTSFPGREVLEAGVESDVRLLERGIDLRLLVTARALRRTGVGHYLSVLMDHGAQVRVAATVPLHLNVFDRAVTVMAVGTADGHAEASGDVILHSTRLAESFVRVFEHHWATGHPAASTVRRPGTGGAPEDYSPREREVLALLAAGAKDEAIARRLGCSERTLRRLLTALVAKLGADSRFAAGVQAVRLGLID; encoded by the coding sequence ATGTCATCGAAGATCCCCCACCGGCCGCCCGCGGGGGCACCCGGAGCACCGCCCCGCGCGCCGGAGGCGGACCGGGGTGAGCCCGACGAGCAGAGCCGCGACCTGGCCATGGGTCGTGCCGCCTACGAGGCGCTCGTCCAGCGGATGGCGCGACCTCAGGAGACGGGCGCCGCTGACGCGCGGGAGCCCTTGGCCGAGGACACGGAATCGCTGCCGGAGGACGTACGGCGCTGGCTCGCCGACCGGGGCCTGCTCGACGGGGAGCACCAGCGGGTGCGTTCACCCCAGCGGGCCCTGCACGAGCTGGTGGCCGAGCACCGGTCACGGATCGACCGGTGCCGCGAGGAGCTTCACCGCGGCCTGGAGGCCGTGGACGACGTGCTCAGGCTGCTTCCGGACATGGCGCCCACCCGTTGGGACATTGTTGAAGCCGAGTTCTTCGACGACCGCACCCGGCTGCGCCAGCGGCTCGACGATCTGGACGTGCTCTGCCAGGAACAGGTGCTGTGCATGCGCACCAGCTTCCCGGGGAGGGAGGTGCTGGAAGCCGGTGTGGAGTCCGACGTGCGGCTGCTGGAACGCGGCATCGACCTGCGGCTCCTGGTGACCGCGCGGGCCCTGCGGCGCACCGGCGTCGGTCACTACCTCTCCGTCCTGATGGACCACGGTGCCCAGGTGCGGGTCGCCGCGACCGTACCGCTCCACCTGAACGTCTTCGACCGGGCCGTCACCGTCATGGCCGTCGGCACAGCCGATGGACACGCCGAGGCCTCCGGCGACGTCATCCTGCACAGCACGCGGCTCGCCGAGTCCTTCGTCCGTGTCTTCGAACACCACTGGGCCACCGGCCACCCGGCGGCCTCCACGGTCAGGCGCCCCGGAACGGGCGGCGCGCCAGAGGACTACTCGCCGAGGGAGCGCGAAGTCCTCGCCCTCCTCGCCGCCGGGGCGAAGGACGAGGCGATCGCCCGCCGACTGGGCTGCTCCGAACGCACCCTGCGCCGCCTGCTGACCGCCCTGGTCGCCAAGCTGGGCGCCGACAGCCGCTTCGCGGCGGGCGTCCAGGCGGTCCGGCTGGGCCTCATCGACTGA